Proteins from a genomic interval of Panthera tigris isolate Pti1 chromosome A2, P.tigris_Pti1_mat1.1, whole genome shotgun sequence:
- the WNT5A gene encoding protein Wnt-5a isoform X2, whose amino-acid sequence MAGSAMSSKFFLMALAIFFSFAQVVIEANSWWSLGMNNPVQMSEVYIIGAQPLCSQLAGLSQGQKKLCHLYQDHMQYIGEGAKTGIKECQYQFRHRRWNCSTVDNTSVFGRVMQIGSRETAFTYAVSAAGVVNAMSRACREGELSTCGCSRAARPKDLPRDWLWGGCGDNIDYGYRFAKEFVDARERERIHAKGSYESARILMNLHNNEAGRRTVYNLADVACKCHGVSGSCSLKTCWLQLADFRKVGDALKEKYDSAAAMRLNSRGKLVQVNSRFNSPTTQDLVYIDPSPDYCVRNESTGSLGTQGRLCNKTSEGMDGCELMCCGRGYDQFKTVQTERCHCKFHWCCYVKCKKCTEIVDQFVCK is encoded by the exons ATGGCTGGAAGTGCAATGTCTTCCAAGTTCTTCCTAATGGCTTTGGCCATATTTTTCTCCTTCGCCCAGGTTGTAATAGAAGCCAATTCTTGGTG gTCGCTAGGTATGAATAACCCTGTTCAGATGTCAGAAGTATATATCATAGGAGCACAGCCTCTCTGCAGCCAACTGGCAGGACTTTCTCAAGGACAGAAGAAACTGTGCCACTTGTATCAGGACCACATGCAGTACATCGGAGAAGGCGCGAAGACAGGCATCAAAGAATGCCAGTATCAATTCCGACATCGAAGGTGGAATTGCAGTACCGTGGATAACACCTCTGTTTTTGGCAGGGTTATGCAGATAG GTAGCCGCGAGACGGCCTTCACGTACGCGGTGAGCGCCGCGGGGGTGGTGAACGCCATGAGCCGCGCGTGCCGCGAGGGCGAGCTGTCCACGTGCGGCTGCAGCCGCGCCGCGCGCCCCAAGGACCTGCCGCGGGACTGGCTGTGGGGCGGCTGCGGCGACAACATCGACTACGGCTACCGCTTCGCCAAGGAGTTCGTGGACGCGCGCGAGCGGGAGCGCATCCACGCCAAGGGCTCGTACGAGAGCGCGCGCATCCTCATGAACTTGCACAACAACGAGGCCGGCCGCAGG ACGGTGTACAACCTGGCTGATGTGGCCTGCAAGTGCCACGGGGTGTCGGGCTCCTGTAGCCTCAAGACCTGCTGGCTGCAGCTGGCTGACTTCCGCAAGGTGGGCGACGCCCTGAAGGAGAAGTACGACAGCGCGGCCGCCATGCGGCTCAACAGCCGGGGCAAGCTGGTGCAGGTCAACAGCCGCTTCAACTCGCCCACCACGCAGGACCTGGTCTACATCGACCCCAGCCCCGACTACTGCGTGCGCAACGAGAGCACGGGCTCGCTGGGCACGCAGGGCCGCCTGTGCAACAAGACGTCCGAGGGCATGGACGGCTGCGAGCTCATGTGCTGTGGCCGCGGCTACGACCAGTTCAAGACCGTGCAGACGGAGCGTTGCCACTGCAAGTTCCACTGGTGCTGCTACGTCAAGTGCAAGAAGTGCACGGAGATCGTGGACCAGTTCGTGTGCAAATAG
- the WNT5A gene encoding protein Wnt-5a isoform X1 produces the protein MKKAIGILSPGVALGMAGSAMSSKFFLMALAIFFSFAQVVIEANSWWSLGMNNPVQMSEVYIIGAQPLCSQLAGLSQGQKKLCHLYQDHMQYIGEGAKTGIKECQYQFRHRRWNCSTVDNTSVFGRVMQIGSRETAFTYAVSAAGVVNAMSRACREGELSTCGCSRAARPKDLPRDWLWGGCGDNIDYGYRFAKEFVDARERERIHAKGSYESARILMNLHNNEAGRRTVYNLADVACKCHGVSGSCSLKTCWLQLADFRKVGDALKEKYDSAAAMRLNSRGKLVQVNSRFNSPTTQDLVYIDPSPDYCVRNESTGSLGTQGRLCNKTSEGMDGCELMCCGRGYDQFKTVQTERCHCKFHWCCYVKCKKCTEIVDQFVCK, from the exons aTGAAG aAGGCGATTGGAATATTAAGCCCAGGAGTTGCTTTGGGGATGGCTGGAAGTGCAATGTCTTCCAAGTTCTTCCTAATGGCTTTGGCCATATTTTTCTCCTTCGCCCAGGTTGTAATAGAAGCCAATTCTTGGTG gTCGCTAGGTATGAATAACCCTGTTCAGATGTCAGAAGTATATATCATAGGAGCACAGCCTCTCTGCAGCCAACTGGCAGGACTTTCTCAAGGACAGAAGAAACTGTGCCACTTGTATCAGGACCACATGCAGTACATCGGAGAAGGCGCGAAGACAGGCATCAAAGAATGCCAGTATCAATTCCGACATCGAAGGTGGAATTGCAGTACCGTGGATAACACCTCTGTTTTTGGCAGGGTTATGCAGATAG GTAGCCGCGAGACGGCCTTCACGTACGCGGTGAGCGCCGCGGGGGTGGTGAACGCCATGAGCCGCGCGTGCCGCGAGGGCGAGCTGTCCACGTGCGGCTGCAGCCGCGCCGCGCGCCCCAAGGACCTGCCGCGGGACTGGCTGTGGGGCGGCTGCGGCGACAACATCGACTACGGCTACCGCTTCGCCAAGGAGTTCGTGGACGCGCGCGAGCGGGAGCGCATCCACGCCAAGGGCTCGTACGAGAGCGCGCGCATCCTCATGAACTTGCACAACAACGAGGCCGGCCGCAGG ACGGTGTACAACCTGGCTGATGTGGCCTGCAAGTGCCACGGGGTGTCGGGCTCCTGTAGCCTCAAGACCTGCTGGCTGCAGCTGGCTGACTTCCGCAAGGTGGGCGACGCCCTGAAGGAGAAGTACGACAGCGCGGCCGCCATGCGGCTCAACAGCCGGGGCAAGCTGGTGCAGGTCAACAGCCGCTTCAACTCGCCCACCACGCAGGACCTGGTCTACATCGACCCCAGCCCCGACTACTGCGTGCGCAACGAGAGCACGGGCTCGCTGGGCACGCAGGGCCGCCTGTGCAACAAGACGTCCGAGGGCATGGACGGCTGCGAGCTCATGTGCTGTGGCCGCGGCTACGACCAGTTCAAGACCGTGCAGACGGAGCGTTGCCACTGCAAGTTCCACTGGTGCTGCTACGTCAAGTGCAAGAAGTGCACGGAGATCGTGGACCAGTTCGTGTGCAAATAG